The Lycium barbarum isolate Lr01 chromosome 9, ASM1917538v2, whole genome shotgun sequence genome has a segment encoding these proteins:
- the LOC132610260 gene encoding photosystem I reaction center subunit IV B, chloroplastic, which translates to MGYGKHVAACQWMEQCRVVAWLIFCPRKRYPINSKPLKSSTSAFAPTINFHPSSYLCNRRTSSDRDRERTMASTSMASAASGFMVATPNVTSNTAPKSSMLFFSSKNTTTNIPRLVVRAAEEDAPPAATATAEGEAPPAKAAKPPPIGPKRGTKVRVLRKESYWYKGVGSVVAVDQDPKTRYPVVVRFNKVNYANVSTNNYALDEVEEVK; encoded by the exons ATGGGATATGGTAAACATGTGGCAGCGTGTCAGTGGATGGAGCAATGTCGTGTGGTAGCTTGGTTGATCTTTTGTCCAAGAAAAAGATATCCAATTAACTCAAAGCCTCTCAAATCCTCTACTTCTGCTTTTGCCCCTACCATTAATTTTCATCCTTCATCATATCTTTGCAACAGAAGAACAAGTTCAGACAGAGACAGGGAGAGAACCATGGCAAGTACCAGCATGGCTTCTGCTGCATCAGGTTTTATGGTGGCAACCCCTAATGTCACCTCTAACACTGCTCCAAAGAGCTCTATGTTATTCTTCTCATCCAAGAACACCACCACCAACATCCCGAGGCTCGTTGTCCGGGCAGCGGAAGAGGATGCACCACCAGCGGCTACCGCCACCGCTGAAGGAGAAGCTCCTCCTGCCAAAGCTGCCAAGCCACCTCCAATTGGACCCAAGAGAGGAACAAAA GTGAGAGTCTTAAGGAAGGAGTCATACTGGTACAAGGGTGTGGGTTCAGTTGTAGCAGTTGATCAG GATCCAAAAACACGCTACCCAGTTGTAGTGAGGTTCAACAAAGTGAACTATGCTAATGTATCCACCAACAACTACGCATTGGACGAAGTTGAAGAAGTGAAATGA